In Streptomyces paludis, the genomic stretch GGGCGCCGAACCGTCCTCGGGCCGTATGCCGTCCTCGGGCCGTACGTCGCCTTCGGGCCGTACGCCGCCCTGTTCCGGGCGCGCCCGGCCGAGGTCGCGCAGCAGCAGCCGCGCCATCAGCCGGCCCATCCCCTCGACGTCCTGCCGGACGGTGGTCAGCGGCGGGTCGGTGACCTCGGCGACCGCGTCCATGTCGTCGAAACCGACCAGCGCCACGTCTCCGGGCACCGTCCGGCCGTGCTCCTTGAGGACCCGCAGGGCGCCCGAGGCCATCAGATCGTTCGCGGCGAAGACCGCGTCCAGACCGGGGCACCGCGCCAGCAGCTCCGCCATGGCCAGCGCCCCGCTCTCCACGGTGAACGCCCCCTCGGCGATCAGCGCCGGATCCGCGCCGGGCGCCTGCTCCTCCCGGTAGCCGTCGAGCCGGTCGAGCGCCGAGGTCTGGTCGAGCGGCCCGGCGATATGCGCGATCCGCCGCCGGCCCAGACCGCGCAGATACCGCACCGCCGCGCGGGCGCCGCCCCGGTTGTCGGCGTCCACGTACCGCACGGCCGCCGGGTCCGCGGCCGGCCGGCCGCCGTACACCGTCGGCATCCCGGCCCGCCGGATGATCGCCGGGATCGGGTCGTCGGTGTGCAGCGAGAAGGCGAGCGCGCCATCGGCGTGACCGCCCGCCAGATAGCGCGCGAGCCGGTCGTGGTCGCCCGGCCCGTCGAGCAGCAGCAGCACCAACTGCGTGTCGTGCGCGGACAGTTCCCTGCTGATACCGCGGATCTGCCGGGAGAAGAACGGATCGGAGAAGATCCGTACCTCCGGTTCCGCGATGATCACGGCGACCGCGCCGGTACGCCGGGTCACCAGCGTCCGGGCCGCGTGGTTCGGTACGTACCCCAGCTCCGCGACGGCCCCGCGCACCTTCTCGGCCAGCGCCTCACGCACCCCGGCGCCCCCGCGCACCACCCGGGAGGCCGTGGCCCGGGAGACCCCGGCCCGC encodes the following:
- a CDS encoding LacI family DNA-binding transcriptional regulator, which encodes MPSEPSAPSEPFPGSRPTLEAVAARAGVSRATASRVVRGGAGVREALAEKVRGAVAELGYVPNHAARTLVTRRTGAVAVIIAEPEVRIFSDPFFSRQIRGISRELSAHDTQLVLLLLDGPGDHDRLARYLAGGHADGALAFSLHTDDPIPAIIRRAGMPTVYGGRPAADPAAVRYVDADNRGGARAAVRYLRGLGRRRIAHIAGPLDQTSALDRLDGYREEQAPGADPALIAEGAFTVESGALAMAELLARCPGLDAVFAANDLMASGALRVLKEHGRTVPGDVALVGFDDMDAVAEVTDPPLTTVRQDVEGMGRLMARLLLRDLGRARPEQGGVRPEGDVRPEDGIRPEDGSAPASVITPTTLIRRASA